The Ciona intestinalis unplaced genomic scaffold, KH HT000068.2, whole genome shotgun sequence genome contains a region encoding:
- the LOC101242203 gene encoding sushi, von Willebrand factor type A, EGF and pentraxin domain-containing protein 1 isoform X30: MWNPLAVVIVVCLLLLEVSAYPHCGVSHLSRRPCGRPAIDRFNCLQRGCCYDRNAVHINIRCYYKASTLSFGNQVIGPSTTPTSTPVTTQTTSAAPSASQLIMQSLALITSNGADYTTALALLAREILGTNVYSTIEFAQKYGDDYLLLQIISAAEGKSPPNQAKLLHHGGENGYPGSQVLSQCSPQNRNNTCGNPFYTTRSSCLRWNCCWDFASRSCYHSTNNIIYMRRRCPPGFTNPPKCIEINECLSNPCMNNGVCVDKINGYKCICPISPAGPNCEIYCATPQSPRNGAVTPVKQFYNANDIVRYSCNVGYDLFGRSENVCTRSGQWSTSTPHCLEACGKPTDIANGRYSPVLTPPYYKINQVVTYACDANYVLQGSPVIICQINGQFTQTRASCIPVVVKCSNPPALLNGQFISAIEYAVNAQVRYTCNTGYRLDNSDVITCQTSGQFTSLTAVCTKVCTTPPTLANGDFTVKNNANQYDINTVLTYTCNSGYRLDNSPTITCQASGQFTALTAVCTRVIKCTNPPALMNGLYSPQQNSYSVNDVITYTCNNGYKINNSPTITCQASGQFTALAATCTKVCSTPPTLANGDFTVKNNANQYDINTVLTYTCNSGYRLDNSPTATCQASGKFTALTAVCTKVCSTPPTLANGDFTVKNNANQYDINTVLTYTCNSGYRLDNSATVTCQASGQFTALTAVCTTVCLIPPPLPNGAYSPTRNPVIFNVNEIITYTCNANFKLKGSNTVRCETNGQYTTLAATCASDDKCGGPPLLTNGEYSPVKTPLEYNINENVVYTCNSGYRLDNSDTITCQAANQWSTLSAVCTKVCLTPPTLTHGSYTPVNNPLKYDINTVLTYTCGSGFLLENSDKITCTSTGQWSALAATCTRVCTAPPALANGDYSPKNNPVVYRIGDTVTYTCGSGYTLSSSATSTCQSTGQWVAPTATCVKVCLTPPSLTNGAYMPVTAEYAVHAVVTYTCNNGYKLENVNSISCPASGTWPALPTTCTRICSTPPTLANGDFTVKNNANQYDINTVLTYTCNGGYRLDNSPTITCQASGKFTALAATCTKVCSTPPTLANGDFTVKNNANQYDINTVLTYTCNSGYRLEKSPSITCQASGKFTSLGAVCTKVCTTPPTLANGDFTVKNNANQYDINTVLTYTCNSGYRLDNSPTATCQASGQFTKLTAVCTKVCSTPPTLTNGDFTVKNKANQYDINTVLTYTCNGGYRLDKSPTITCQASGKFTSLGAVCTRVCTTPPTLANGDFTVKNNANQYDINTVLTYTCNSGYRLEKSPTVTCQASGKFTSLAAVCTTVCSTPPTLANGRFTVKNNANQYDINTVLTYTCNSGYRLDNSATITCQASGQFTSLAATCTKVCSTPPTLANGDFTVKNNANQYDINTVLTYVCNSGYRLDNSATITCQASGKFTALAATCTKVCTTPPTLANGDFTVKNNANQYDINTVLTYTCNSGYRLDNSATVTCQASGQFTALAATCTKVCTTPPTLANGDFTVKNNANQYDINTVLTYTCNSGYRLDNSATVTCQASGQFTSLAATCTKVCSTPPTLANGDFTVKNNANQYDINTVLTYTCNSGYRLDNSATVTCQASGQFSSLAATCTKVCSTPPTLANGDFTVKNNANQYDINTVLTYTCNSGYRLDNSATVTCQASGQFTSLAAVCTKVCSTPPTLANGDFTVKNNANQYDINTVLTYTCNSGYRLDNSATITCQASGQFTSLAATCTRVCSTPPTLANGDFTVKANQYDINTVLTYTCNSGYRLDNSATVTCQASGQFTSLAATCTKVCSTPPTLANGDFTVKNNANQYDINTVLTYTCNSGYRLDNSATVTCQASGQFTSLAATCTKVCTTPPTLANGDFTVKNNANQYDINTVLTYTCNSGYRLDNSATVTCQASGQFTSLAATCTRVCLTPPTLANGDFTVKNNANQYDINTVLTYTCNSGYRLDNSATVTCQASGQFTALTAVCTRVCSTPPTLANGDFTVKNNANQYDINTVLTYTCNSGYRLDNSATITCQASGQFTAFTAVCTKVCTTPPTLANGDFTVKNNANQYDINTVLTYTCNSGYRLDNSATVTCQASGQFTSLAAVCTLICGEPPIPANGVYAVVKTPPIFNIGDQISYSCNNGFILQGTRVNTCFEHWFV, encoded by the exons ATGTGGAATCCATTGGcggttgttattgttgtgtgTTTATTACTATTAGAAGTTTCAGCTTACCCGCATTGTGGTGTCTCTCACTTATCACGAAGACCATGCGGTCGTCCAGCCATTGACCGGTTTAATTGCTTACAACG CGGTTGTTGCTACGACAGAAATGCGGTTCATATCAATATTCGGTGTTATTATAAAG CTTCAACGCTCTCTTTCGGCAACCAAGTGATCGGGCCTTCAACAACACCAACATCAACACCGGTTACAACCCAAACCACATCGGCGGCTCCATCCGCAAGCCAACTAATCATGCAATCCCTCGCCTTGATTACTTCTAACGGCGCTGATTACACGACGGCGCTCGCGTTACTGGCGAGAG AGATTCTTGGAACGAATGTTTACAGTACGATAGAGTTTGCTCAAAAGTATGGAGACGATTATCTACTCTTGCAAATAATCA GTGCAGCAGAAGGAAAATCTCCCCCCAACCAAGCCA AGTTATTGCACCACGGCGGCGAAAATGGATATCCAGGAAGTCAAGTTCTTTCCCAATGCAGTCCACAGAACCGGAATAATACTTGCGGTAATCCTTTCTACACAACCAG atcGAGTTGCCTGCGATGGAACTGTTGTTGGGACTTCGCTTCAAGAAGTTGCTACCATTCCACGAATAACA TTATTTACATGAGACGTCGATGTCCACCTGGTTTTACAAACCCACCAAAATGCATTG aaataaatgaatgtttgTCAAACCCATGTATGAACAACGGTGTGTGTGTGGACAAGATTAATGGATATAAATGTATCTGCCCAATCTCCCCTGCTGGTCCAAATTGTGAAATAt ATTGCGCTACACCCCAAAGTCCCAGAAATGGAGCTGTGACCCCAGTTAAGCAGTTTTACAACGCAAACGATATTGTAAGATATTCGTGTAATGTTGGATACGATTTATTTGGAAGATCAGAAAATGTTTGCACAAGAAGTGGGCAGTGGTCGACTTCAACACCCCACTGCTTGGAAG CTTGTGGCAAACCAACCGATATCGCAAATGGTCGATACTCTCCTGTATTAACCCCACCATACTACAAGATCAACCAAGTTGTAACATATGCTTGTGATGCAAACTATGTACTGCAAGGATCTCCTGTTATTATATGCCAGATAAATGGACAATTCACGCAAACACGAGCTTCTTGCATACCag ttgttGTAAAATGTAGCAACCCACCAGCATTGTTAAATGGACAGTTTATTTCTGCAATTGAATACGCTGTCAATGCACAAGTGAGGTATACTTGTAATACTGGTTATAGACTTGATAACAGCGATGTTATTACGTGTCAAACTAGTGGACAGTTCACTTCACTCACTGCTGTCTGTACTAAAg tttgtaCAACACCACCTACACTGGCCAATGGGGATTTTACTGTGAAGAATAATGCAAACCAATATGATATCAACACTGTATTAACATATACATGCAACAGTGGTTATCGACTGGATAACAGCCCAACAATTACATGTCAAGCTAGTGGACAATTTACTGCTTTAACTGCCGTTTGTACTAGAG TTATAAAATGCACCAACCCTCCTGCACTGATGAATGGACTATACAGCCCACAACAGAATTCATACAGTGTGAATGATGTTATCACGTACACTTGTAATAATGGGTACAAGATTAACAATAGTCCAACCATAACATGCCAAGCTAGTGGACAATTTACTGCACTTGCTGCCACTTGTACTAAAG tTTGTTCAACACCCCCTACACTGGCCAATGGAGATTTTACTGTGAAGAATAATGCAAACCAATATGATATCAACACTGTATTAACATATACATGCAACAGTGGTTATCGACTGGATAACAGTCCAACAGCAACATGTCAAGCTAGTGGAAAATTTACTGCTTTAACTGCTGTTTGTACAAAAG tttgttcAACACCACCTACACTGGCCAATGGAGATTTTACTGTGAAGAATAATGCAAACCAATATGATATCAACACTGTATTAACATATACATGCAACAGTGGTTATCGATTGGATAACAGTGCAACAGTAACATGTCAAGCTAGTGGACAATTTACTGCTTTAACTGCTGTTTGTACAACAG TTTGTTTGATCCCACCCCCATTACCCAATGGAGCATATTCACCAACCAGAAACCCTGTAATTTTTAATGTGAATGAAATCATTACATATACTTGTAATGCTAATTTCAAATTGAAAGGAAGCAACACAGTAAGATGTGAAACAAACGGTCAATACACGACACTTGCTGCTACTTGTGCTTCAG ATGATAAATGTGGAGGTCCACCTTTACTCACTAATGGTGAATACAGTCCTGTGAAGACCCCACTTGAATACAACATTAATGAGAATGTAGTTTATACATGCAACAGTGGTTATCGCTTGGATAACTCAGACACCATAACATGCCAAGCTGCAAATCAATGGTCAACATTATCCGCAGTTTGCACAAAAG TTTGTCTCACCCCTCCCACGCTGACACATGGTTCATACACCCCTGTAAACAATCCACTTAAGTATGATATCAACACGGTACTAACATATACTTGTGGAAGTGGATTTCTTCTTGAAAACAGCGACAAAATAACTTGTACATCCACTGGACAATGGTCCGCACTAGCTGCAACATGCACAAGGG TTTGCACAGCACCTCCGGCGCTTGCTAATGGAGACTATTCTCCAAAAAACAACCCAGTTGTTTATCGCATTGGTGATACTGTAACTTACACTTGTGGTAGTGGATACACTCTCAGCAGCAGTGCTACAagcacctgtcaatcaactgGCCAATGGGTGGCTCCTACAGCTACTTGTGTTAAAG TTTGTTTGACGCCACCTTCATTAACAAATGGAGCATACATGCCCGTCACTGCAGAGTATGCCGTACATGCTGTAGTCACCTACACTTGCAACAATGGATATAAATTAGAGAACGTTAATTCTATATCCTGCCCTGCTAGTGGAACTTGGCCAGCATTGCCAACTACATGCACTAGAA TTTGTTCAACACCACCTACACTGGCCAATGGAGATTTTACTGTGAAGAATAATGCAAACCAATATGATATCAACACTGTATTAACATATACATGCAACGGTGGTTATCGACTAGATAACAGTCCAACAATTACATGTCAAGCTAGTGGAAAATTTACTGCACTTGCGGCTACTTGTACTAAAG TCTGTTCAACACCACCTACACTGGCCAATGGAGATTTTACTGTGAAGAATAATGCAAACCAATATGATATCAACACTGTATTAACATATACATGCAACAGTGGTTATCGACTGGAAAAGAGTCCATCAATAACATGTCAAGCTAGTGGAAAATTTACTTCACTTGGAGCAGTTTGCACTAAAG tttGTACAACCCCACCTACACTGGCCAATGGAGATTTTACTGTGAAGAATAATGCAAACCAATATGATATCAACACTGTATTAACATATACatgcaacagtggttataGACTGGATAACAGTCCAACAGCAACATGTCAAGCTAGTGgacaatttacaaaattaactgCTGTATGTACTAAAG TCTGTTCAACACCACCTACACTTACCAATGGAGATTTTACTGTGAAGAATAAAGCAAACCAATATGATATCAACACTGTATTAACATATACATGCAACGGTGGTTATCGACTAGATAAGAGTCCAACAATAACATGTCAAGCTAGTGGAAAATTTACTTCACTTGGAGCAGTTTGTACACGTG TTTGTACAACCCCACCTACACTGGCCAATGGAGATTTTACTGTGAAGAATAATGCAAACCAATATGATATCAACACTGTATTAACATATACATGCAACAGTGGTTATCGACTGGAAAAGAGTCCAACAGTAACATGTCAAGCTAGTGGAAAATTTACTTCACTTGCAGCTGTTTGTACAACag TATGTTCAACGCCACCTACATTAGCCAATGGACGTTTTACTGTGAAGAATAATGCAAACCAATATGATATCAACACTGTATTAACATATACATGCAACAGTGGTTATCGATTGGATAACAGTGCAACAATAACATGTCAAGCTAGTGGCCAATTTACTTCGCTTGCAGCTACTTGTACTAAag TTTGTTCAACACCACCTACACTGGCCAATGGAGATTTTACTGTGAAGAACAATGCAAACCAATATGATATCAACACTGTATTAACATATGTATGCAACAGTGGTTATCGACTGGATAACAGTGCAACAATAACATGTCAAGCTAGTGGAAAATTTACTGCACTTGCAGCTACTTGTACAAAAG TTTGTACAACACCACCTACACTGGCCAATGGAGATTTTACTGTGAAGAATAATGCAAACCAATATGATATCAACACTGTATTAACATATACATGCAACAGTGGTTATCGATTGGATAACAGTGCAACAGTAACATGTCAAGCTAGTGGACAATTTACTGCATTAGCAGCTACTTGTACAAAAG TTTGTACAACACCACCTACACTGGCCAATGGAGATTTTACTGTGAAGAATAATGCAAACCAATATGATATCAACACTGTATTAACATATACATGCAACAGTGGTTATCGACTGGATAACAGTGCAACAGTAACATGTCAAGCTAGTGGACAATTTACTTCACTTGCAGCTACTTGTACTAAAG TTTGTTCAACACCACCTACACTGGCCAATGGAGATTTTACTGTGAAGAATAATGCAAACCAATATGATATCAACACTGTATTAACATATACATGCAACAGTGGTTATCGACTGGATAACAGTGCAACAGTAACATGTCAAGCTAGTGGACAATTTTCTTCACTTGCAGCTACTTGTACtaaag TTTGTTCAACACCACCTACACTGGCCAATGGAGATTTTACTGTGAAGAATAATGCAAACCAATATGATATCAACACTGTATTAACATATACATGCAACAGTGGTTATCGACTGGATAACAGTGCAACAGTAACATGCCAAGCTAGTGGACAATTTACTTCGCTTGCAGCTGTTTGTACTAAAG TTTGTTCAACACCACCTACACTGGCCAATGGAGATTTTACTGTGAAGAATAATGCAAACCAATATGATATCAACACTGTATTAACATATACATGCAACAGTGGTTATCGACTGGATAACAGTGCCACAATTACATGTCAAGCTAGTGGACAATTTACTTCGTTGGCAGCTACTTGTACCAGAG TATGTTCAACACCACCCACACTGGCCAATGGAGATTTTACTGTGAAGGCAAACCAATATGATATTAACACTGTATTAACATATACATGCAACAGTGGTTATCGACTGGATAACAGTGCAACAGTAACATGTCAAGCTAGTGGACAATTTACTTCACTTGCAGCTACTTGTACTAAAG TTTGTTCAACACCACCTACACTGGCCAATGGAGATTTTACTGTGAAGAATAATGCAAACCAATATGATATCAACACTGTATTAACATATACATGCAACAGTGGTTATCGACTGGATAACAGTGCAACAGTAACATGTCAAGCTAGTGGACAATTTACCTCGCTTGCAGCTACTTGTACTAAAG tttgtacAACACCACCTACACTGGCCAATGGAGATTTTACTGTAAAGAATAATGCAAACCAATATGATATCAACACTGTATTAACATATACATGCAACAGTGGTTATCGACTGGATAACAGTGCAACAGTAACATGTCAAGCTAGTGGACAATTTACTTCACTTGCAGCTACTTGTACCAGAG TTTGTTTAACACCACCTACACTGGCCAATGGAGATTTTACTGTGAAGAATAATGCAAACCAATATGATATCAACACTGTATTAACATATACATGCAACAGTGGTTATCGACTGGATAACAGTGCAACAGTAACATGTCAAGCTAGTGGGCAATTTACTGCTTTAACTGCTGTTTGTACAAgag TTTGTTCAACACCACCTACACTGGCCAATGGAGATTTTACTGTGAAGAATAATGCAAACCAATATGATATCAACACTGTATTAACATATACATGCAACAGTGGTTATCGACTGGATAACAGTGCAACAATAACATGTCAAGCTAGTGGACAATTTACTGCTTTTACTGCTGTCTGCACTAAAG TTTGTACAACACCACCTACACTGGCCAATGGGGATTTTACTGTGAAGAATAATGCAAACCAATATGATATCAACACTGTATTAACATATACATGCAACAGTGGTTATCGACTGGATAACAGTGCAACAGTAACATGTCAAGCTAGTGGACAATTTACTTCACTTGCAGCTGTTTGTACATTAA tttgtgGTGAACCACCTATACCAGCCAATGGAGTTTACGCTGTTGTTAAAACTCCCCCAATATTCAACATTGGAGACCAGATATCTTACTCATGTAACAACGGATTCATCTTGCAAGGCACAAGAGTAAATACATGCTTTGAACACTGGTTTGTTTGA